A window of the Lagenorhynchus albirostris chromosome 1, mLagAlb1.1, whole genome shotgun sequence genome harbors these coding sequences:
- the PDIA3 gene encoding protein disulfide-isomerase A3 isoform X2, with translation MVDCTANTNTCNKYGVSGYPTLKIFRDGEEAGAYDGPRTADGIVSHLKKQAGPASVGLRTEEEFEKFISDKDASVVGFFKDLFSDAHSEFLKAASNLRDNYRFAHTSVESLVNKYDDDGEGITLFRPSHLMNKFEDRTVAYTEQKMTSGKIKKFIQENIFGICPHMTEDNKDLIQGKDLLMAYYDVDYEKNAKGSNYWRNRVMMVAKKFLDAGKKLNFAVASRKTFSHELSDFGLESTTGEIPVVAIRTAKGEKFVMQEEFSRDGKALERFLQDYFDGNLKRYLKSEPIPESNDGPVKVVVAENFDEIVNDENKDVLIEFYAPWCGHCKNLEPKYKELGEKLRKDPNIVIAKMDATANDVPSPYEVRGFPTIYFSPANKKLNPKKYEGGRELSDFISYLKREATNPPVIQEEKPKKKKKAQEDL, from the exons atg GTTGATTGTACTGCCAACACAAACACCTGTAATAAGTATGGAGTGAGTGGATATCCAACCCTGAAGATATTTAGAGATGGTGAAGAAGCAGGTGCTTATGATGGGCCAAGGACTGCTG ATGGAATTGTCAGCCACCTGAAGAAGCAGGCTGGACCAGCTTCAGTTGGTCTCAGGACTGAGGAAGAATTTGAAAAGTTCATTAGTGATAAAGATGCTTCTGTGGTGG GTTTTTTCAAGGATTTATTCAGTGACGCTCACTCTGAGTTTCTAAAAGCAGCCAGCAACTTGAGGGATAACTACCGATTTGCACACACCAGTGTTGAGTCTCTGGTGAACAAGTATGATGATGATGGAGA GGGTATCACCTTGTTTCGTCCGTCACATCTGATGAACAAGTTTGAGGACAGGACTGTGGCATATACAGAGCAGAAAATGACCAgtggaaagattaaaaaatttattcaggaaaacat TTTTGGTATCTGCCCTCACATGACAGAAGACAATAAAGATTTGATACAGGGCAAGGACTTACTTATGGCCTACTATGATGTGGACTATGAAAAGAATGCTAAAGGTTCCAACTACTGGAGAAACAG AGTGATGATGGTGGCAAAGAAATTCCTGGATGCTGGGAAGAAACTCAACTTTGCTGTAGCTAGCCGCAAAACCTTTAGCCATGAACTTTCTGATTTTGGCTTGGAAAGCACTACTGGCGAGATTCCTGTTGTTGCTATCAGAACTGCAAAAGGAGAGAAGTTTGTCATGCAGGAGGAGTTCTC GCGCGATGGCAAGGCTCTTGAGAGATTCCTGCAGGATTACTTTGATGGCAACCTGAAGAGATACCTGAAGTCTGAGCCTATCCCAGAGAGCAATGATGGGCCCGTAAAG GTAGTGGTAGCAGAGAATTTTGATGAAATAGTGaatgatgaaaataaagatgtgCTGATTGAATTTTATGCTCCTTGGTGTGGTCACTGTAAGAATCTGGAGCCTAAGTATAAAGAACTGGGAGAGAAG CTCAGAAAAGACCCAAATATTGTCATAGCCAAGATGGATGCCACAGCCAATGATGTGCCTTCTCCATATGAAGTCAGAGG ttTTCCTACCATCTACTTCTCTCCAGCCAATAAGAAACTGAATCCAAAGAAATATGAA gGTGGCCGTGAATTAAGTGATTTTATTAGCTATCTAAAGCGAGAGGCTACAAACCCCCCTgtaattcaagaagaaaaacccaagaagaagaagaaggcacAGGAGGATCTCTAA
- the ELL3 gene encoding RNA polymerase II elongation factor ELL3: protein MEGPRELLSRKLRLCFTPAARTSLLLLRLNDAALRALHECQRQQVRPVIAFQGNRGYLRVPRPGWSCLFSFIVSQCGQEGPGGGLDLVCQHLGRSGPNRLHCLGPLRERLTIWAAMDSVPAPSSVQGHNLTEDARDHESWQNMGDYSAGDTISQPQMALEEVADPLASSQGQSLPGSLREHMAQWEVRNQTHLPNREPDQVLPSSASQKHVDKKRPAPAATVKLKEKRLRSLSLAPSPLQGLPSQELQEREDWEQEDKDENISPRLVHSPSVQADSESPSPEEVPDYLLQYRAIHSAEQHHAYKQDFETDYAEYRTLHARVGAANQRFRELGAEMKSTQRGTPEYKMLEEKIVQEYKKFRKQYPGYREEKHRCEYLHQKLSHIKGLILEFEEKNRGS from the exons ATGGAGGGACCCCGGGAGCTTCTGAGTAGGAAGCTCCGGCTCTGCTTCACCCCCGCTGCCCGGACCAGCCTCCTGCTGCTCAGGCTCAACGACGCGGCGCTGCGGGCGCTGCACGAGTGTCAGCGGCAACAG GTTCGGCCAGTGATTGCTTTCCAAGGCAACCGAGGG TATTTGAGGGTCCCACGTCCTGGCtggtcctgcctcttttccttcatAGTGTCTCAGTGTGGCCAGGAGGGCCCTGGTGGTGGCTTGGATCTTGTGTGCCAACATTTAGGCAG ATCTGGGCCTAACCGCCTCCACTGCCTGGGTCCACTCAGGGAGCGCCTCACTATTTGGGCAGCCATGGATTCTGTCCCAGCCCCATCTTCAGTTCAGGGACACAACCTGACTGAAGATGCCAGAGATCACGAGAGCTGGCAGAACATGGGAGACTATTCTGCAGGAGACACAATTTCACAGCCACAGATGGCACTAGAAgag GTGGCAGATCCACTGGCAAGCAGCCAAGGACAGTCACTCCCAGGATCCTTGAGGGAACACATGGCACAGTGGGAAGTGAG GAACCAGACCCATCTTCCAAACAGAGAGCCTGATCAGGTACTGCCTTCCTCTGCTAGCCAGAAACACGTGGACAAG AAACGTCCAGCACCTGCAGCTActgtaaaactaaaagaaaagaggCTCAGATCTCTGTCTCTAGCTCCAAGTCCCCTACAAGGGCTGCCTAGTCAGGAGCTACAGGAGAGAGAAGATTGGGAGCAAGAAGATAAAGATGAAAACATTAGCCCCAGGCTGGTGCACAGTCCCTCAGTTCAAGCAG ACTCTGAATCCCCAAGCCCTGAAGAGGTACCGGATTACCTCCT GCAATACAGGGCCATCCACAGTGCAGAACAGCACCATGCTTACAAGCAGGACTTTGAGACAGATTATGCTGAATACCGCACTCTACATGCCCGTGTTGGGGCTGCAAACCAAAGGTTCAGAGAGCTGGGAGCAGAGATGAAGAGCACTCAACGAGGAACTCCAGAATACAAG atgcTGGAAGAAAAGATAGTCCAGGAATATAAAAAGTTCAGGAAG CAGTACCCAGGTTACAGGGAAGAAAAGCACCGTTGTGAGTACCTGCATCAGAAATTGTCCCACATTAAAGGTCTCATCCTGGAGTTTGAGGAAAAGAACAGGGGCAGCTGA